A genomic stretch from Halorubrum salinarum includes:
- a CDS encoding DUF6036 family nucleotidyltransferase yields the protein MRPTFGREYIENEFQRIGDGLSEPLTVYLIGGGAMSLRDLKGATKDIDLVVPDGDAYGQLWAVLMDLGYAEVQSLDPDYRALGATSCVENDDGCRLDIFNQQVANKLVLTDGMQERSEPFLDTDRLTVRLVSNEDIFLFKAIAGRDDDIEDMNMLVQAGLDYDVVGAELEAQIERLGDDQFATFANEALVELEERYGVTTPIEGRVQELTNRYYRGLEVLQALDEPMTVDELAAELELDDEEVHDRIAYLSTFDRVRQDGDTVRPVE from the coding sequence ATGAGACCAACATTCGGACGCGAGTACATCGAGAACGAATTCCAGCGAATCGGGGACGGGCTATCTGAACCGCTCACAGTCTACTTGATCGGTGGTGGCGCGATGTCGCTGCGCGACCTCAAGGGGGCGACGAAAGATATCGACCTTGTCGTACCAGATGGCGACGCGTACGGCCAGCTGTGGGCCGTCTTGATGGACCTCGGGTATGCGGAGGTCCAGTCGCTGGATCCAGATTACCGGGCGCTGGGGGCGACGAGCTGCGTCGAAAACGACGATGGGTGTCGCCTCGACATCTTCAACCAGCAGGTCGCGAACAAGCTCGTGCTCACCGACGGGATGCAAGAGCGCAGCGAGCCGTTCCTCGACACGGATCGACTGACGGTCCGGCTAGTCAGCAACGAGGATATCTTCCTGTTCAAGGCGATCGCAGGCCGCGATGACGACATCGAGGACATGAATATGCTCGTACAGGCTGGTCTCGATTACGACGTCGTCGGGGCTGAACTCGAAGCCCAGATCGAACGCCTGGGGGACGATCAGTTCGCCACGTTCGCGAACGAGGCCCTGGTCGAACTCGAGGAGCGGTACGGAGTGACCACGCCGATCGAGGGCCGCGTTCAGGAGCTGACGAACAGGTACTACCGGGGGCTCGAAGTCCTCCAAGCACTTGACGAGCCGATGACCGTCGACGAACTGGCCGCGGAACTGGAGCTGGATGACGAGGAGGTTCACGACCGGATCGCGTATCTCTCAACGTTCGACCGAGTCCGTCAGGATGGCGACACGGTCCGTCCTGTGGAGTAG